In Gordonia iterans, the following proteins share a genomic window:
- a CDS encoding GIY-YIG nuclease family protein gives MTTGKSVRLFLVDGTSGGLTTAEIMNWTGHVITSSRTDLPALIKREEAQRTGVYILLGDDPDSTGDPAAYIGEGDDVSKRLYSHNRPEEAGGKDFWNRVVVLTSKDPNLTKAHVRYLESRLIEIATSAKRSRLQNSTAPGTIALPESDQSDMEYYIDQAKIILPVLGVNILRAKAKRTAPAASVDPSETSRSDATTPEFTLTVNRHGIRATAQELDGEFTVLAGSLAKAEWSRGSAHATYAALHEALLRDGTLIPTDDPAVVQFSRDHPFSSPSSASAVVTGRPSNGRKDWIETTTGESYGRWQDRRAEESMTAASTGEAPDPEGPEGGA, from the coding sequence GTGACAACGGGCAAGAGCGTCCGCCTGTTCCTGGTAGACGGAACGTCCGGAGGCCTCACGACCGCCGAAATCATGAACTGGACAGGACACGTAATCACCTCGTCCAGAACCGACCTACCCGCACTGATCAAACGCGAGGAGGCCCAGCGCACGGGGGTGTACATACTCCTCGGCGACGATCCCGACAGCACCGGGGACCCTGCCGCCTACATCGGCGAAGGCGACGACGTCAGCAAGCGCCTGTACAGCCACAATCGTCCGGAAGAGGCAGGTGGCAAGGACTTCTGGAACCGGGTCGTCGTACTCACGAGCAAAGATCCGAACCTCACGAAGGCTCATGTCCGCTACCTCGAATCTCGTCTGATCGAGATCGCTACCTCAGCCAAACGCTCACGCCTCCAGAACAGCACCGCACCCGGAACCATCGCCCTCCCCGAGTCTGACCAGTCAGACATGGAGTACTACATCGACCAGGCGAAGATCATTCTCCCAGTCCTCGGAGTGAACATTCTGCGAGCCAAAGCCAAGAGAACCGCCCCGGCCGCGTCAGTTGATCCCTCAGAGACCAGTCGGTCCGACGCCACGACACCCGAGTTCACCCTCACGGTGAACAGGCACGGAATCCGCGCGACCGCGCAAGAGCTGGACGGCGAGTTCACAGTACTCGCGGGATCGCTCGCCAAGGCAGAGTGGAGCAGAGGCTCCGCACACGCAACGTACGCAGCTCTCCACGAAGCACTGCTTCGCGATGGAACCCTCATTCCCACGGACGACCCGGCTGTCGTGCAGTTCTCGCGTGATCACCCCTTTTCCTCGCCCTCGTCTGCGTCGGCGGTAGTGACTGGCCGGCCGTCGAACGGACGAAAGGACTGGATCGAAACCACGACGGGAGAGTCGTATGGGCGCTGGCAGGATCGCCGCGCAGAGGAGTCCATGACCGCCGCTTCCACTGGCGAAGCGCCCGACCCTGAAGGCCCGGAAGGTGGAGCATGA
- a CDS encoding HNH endonuclease signature motif containing protein codes for MSVNGVSYNDDAAAAAGPRDGSVAAPAGADPASADPAGAGPAGFDPAAFVANLSPADLLAVQAAAEKRLTTEATALLAAESDDGLLGLLDTREQCRRRAEVFDAALYIQISDRGVYRRAGHISVHQLYARGARLGVGEARRRRVTAEGIGAMGTLTGERLQPHLTATASAVADGEAGGAHVAAVTEIMDKLPSAVTHDERVKAEAMLADAARRLDPAAVTVVGNRILAHLDPDGTLADDHDRARRRTLNLQPQSRQLMSKVRALLTPVLRGKLEVFLHQWATTGMNNPYDPDSPRGAADQPGLDPAVLAAAAERDTRTLGQRQHDALEALCDWAAALAGQPAPTRIPSQVVVTVTDEDLARQAGIGWTATGTRIPVTDLVQFAADTVPHLAVFSKATGQVLYLGRASRFATAAQRLALFARDRGCTAPGCTVPFIRTQAHHMPDWTDDGQTDIDRMGGACGRHNRMNGKTPGHWESTVLTFGPDAGRVGWRPVGRGARWQSNIMFHPERLAPDPGPPATAAGPDDLAPPEEVVGEPGDFGSPADPGPPDDPEQSDDAGPPDDAGPPDDLGPLGDTGPPGDEPSGPRPTTIVVHRPSALTGHGPPDPPSGAEQILARLLAQAA; via the coding sequence ATGAGCGTCAACGGTGTTTCGTACAACGACGACGCTGCTGCCGCCGCGGGTCCGCGCGATGGCTCGGTGGCTGCTCCGGCCGGTGCCGACCCGGCCAGCGCCGACCCTGCCGGCGCCGGTCCTGCCGGTTTCGATCCAGCCGCATTCGTCGCGAACCTGTCGCCCGCGGACCTGTTGGCGGTCCAGGCCGCTGCCGAGAAACGCCTCACCACGGAGGCGACGGCGCTGTTGGCCGCCGAGTCCGACGACGGTCTGTTGGGGCTGCTCGACACCCGTGAGCAGTGCCGCCGGCGGGCCGAGGTGTTCGATGCCGCCCTGTATATCCAGATCTCTGATCGTGGCGTGTACCGGCGTGCCGGACACATCTCTGTTCATCAGCTGTACGCCCGCGGTGCTCGTCTCGGGGTCGGTGAGGCCCGCCGACGCCGGGTCACCGCCGAAGGGATCGGCGCGATGGGCACGTTGACCGGTGAACGCCTCCAACCCCACCTGACGGCGACCGCTTCGGCGGTGGCCGACGGTGAGGCCGGCGGCGCGCACGTCGCAGCGGTCACCGAGATCATGGACAAACTCCCGTCGGCGGTCACCCATGACGAGCGAGTGAAGGCCGAAGCCATGCTCGCTGATGCGGCGCGGCGTCTGGACCCGGCCGCGGTCACCGTGGTGGGTAACCGGATCCTGGCCCACCTGGATCCCGACGGCACCCTCGCCGACGACCACGACCGGGCCCGGCGGCGTACCTTGAATCTGCAGCCGCAGAGCCGGCAGTTGATGAGCAAAGTCCGGGCCCTGCTCACCCCGGTGCTGCGCGGCAAGCTGGAAGTGTTCCTGCATCAGTGGGCCACCACCGGGATGAACAACCCCTACGACCCCGACTCCCCACGCGGGGCGGCCGACCAACCCGGCCTCGACCCCGCCGTCCTGGCCGCCGCGGCCGAACGCGACACCCGCACACTCGGGCAGCGTCAGCACGACGCCCTCGAAGCCCTGTGCGACTGGGCGGCGGCATTGGCAGGGCAGCCGGCACCCACGCGGATTCCGTCGCAAGTGGTGGTGACCGTGACCGATGAGGATTTGGCGCGGCAGGCCGGGATCGGCTGGACTGCCACCGGCACCCGGATCCCGGTGACGGATTTGGTGCAGTTCGCTGCTGACACGGTTCCGCATCTGGCGGTGTTCTCCAAGGCCACCGGGCAGGTGTTGTATTTGGGGCGGGCGAGCCGGTTCGCGACAGCGGCGCAGCGGTTGGCGTTGTTCGCCCGCGACCGGGGTTGCACCGCCCCGGGCTGCACCGTCCCGTTCATCCGCACCCAGGCCCACCATATGCCCGACTGGACCGACGACGGCCAGACCGACATCGACCGCATGGGTGGGGCGTGCGGCCGGCACAACCGCATGAACGGCAAAACCCCGGGGCACTGGGAATCGACAGTCCTGACCTTCGGTCCCGACGCCGGACGCGTCGGGTGGCGGCCGGTGGGCCGCGGCGCGCGGTGGCAGAGCAACATCATGTTCCACCCCGAACGCCTGGCACCCGACCCCGGGCCTCCGGCCACGGCGGCCGGACCAGACGACCTCGCACCACCCGAGGAGGTTGTCGGAGAACCCGGCGACTTCGGTTCACCCGCAGACCCCGGACCACCCGACGACCCTGAACAATCCGACGACGCTGGGCCACCAGACGACGCCGGGCCACCCGACGACCTCGGGCCACTTGGCGACACCGGACCACCCGGCGACGAGCCGAGCGGACCGAGACCGACGACGATCGTCGTGCACCGACCGTCCGCGCTGACCGGACACGGCCCGCCGGACCCGCCCTCGGGAGCCGAACAGATCCTCGCCCGGCTCCTGGCACAGGCAGCCTGA
- a CDS encoding DUF2510 domain-containing protein, with the protein MFQSSSPKARTIKISAFIGCVVGVFLAALVSGWVIASGELSGGNTAYNVGVVIGVVFQVAFAGAVFAGIVALVGLAIAAVRRLPGKNEIAFGPQQPQPPAFQPQVSAGWYPDPAGQPQLRYWDGGQWTEHTAPAGNGA; encoded by the coding sequence ATGTTCCAGTCTTCGTCTCCGAAAGCACGGACGATCAAGATCTCCGCCTTCATCGGCTGCGTGGTGGGCGTGTTCCTGGCGGCGCTGGTCAGCGGCTGGGTTATCGCGTCGGGTGAACTCAGCGGCGGGAACACCGCCTACAACGTTGGTGTCGTGATCGGCGTCGTGTTTCAGGTCGCCTTCGCTGGTGCCGTGTTCGCCGGGATCGTTGCCCTGGTCGGTCTCGCGATCGCCGCGGTGCGGCGACTCCCGGGGAAGAACGAGATCGCGTTCGGGCCGCAGCAGCCACAACCCCCGGCATTCCAGCCGCAGGTCTCGGCTGGCTGGTACCCGGATCCGGCCGGGCAGCCACAACTCCGGTACTGGGACGGTGGGCAGTGGACCGAACACACTGCCCCGGCGGGTAATGGTGCGTGA
- a CDS encoding DNA polymerase III subunit gamma and tau — MALYRTYRPATFAEVVGQEHVTDPLSRALDSGRINHAYLFSGPRGCGKTSSARILARSLNCVEGPTSTPCGVCSSCVALGPGGPGNLDVVELDAASHGGVDDTRELRDRAFYAPAESRYRVFIIDEAHMVTSAGFNALLKIVEEPPEHLIFIFATTEPEKVLTTIRSRTHHYPFRLLAPPIMRGLLENICQREGAVVAPEVFPLVIRAGGGSPRDSLSILDQLLAGAGEHGVTYDRALALLGVTDSALIDAAVDALAAGDGAALFGVVERVVDAGHDPRRFAIDLLDRFRDLLLLQAVPDAAERGLVEAPADQVTRMRAVIDYLGLATLTRYAEVAHTALGDMRGTTSPRLLLEVMCARLLLPAASTDDAALLQRLETLERRPAGAPVAGTPTSDAPAGSAAPAAPAPPADEPPSRFVRPSQRRAQEQTSVGSVPADEPPSSPVSSVGSVPVAEPPSSLVEPVRNEVTSRVETPLAEEPVSAKPEGAPPRPIQEVAEPPSSPVSSVGSVPVAEPPSSLVEPVRNEVTSRVETSPTAEQAPATPVPPRPIPEAVEPPMPEAPPAVTETPTVEPEQSAAPASHAGASPSQPDDPYADVPPPEEPYYPGDPYDDAPPPERAGAQRPDRQRSDRQRTEQQRTEQNRPTTAARPAASAQPEPHAQAPARSPVSPPAPPATPASETPVPAEPAPATPEPGHQPAPDPAPAAQSAPPAAPALTAATVTARWADIREAVRSAPTGKVLESMLSAATVQAVEPVEGGGGAIVLGHPHQPVAGRLSDPARIDLLNRVFGELFGPGWQIQVVHAQGGPPTGSSAAGQRGAPAAPPKRQAFTRPSRPSAGADRRPSADAGPPPPEPPPEPEEPWPAEPVPDEELSDAERAEMVASAHTGAPDARLDPDQVALELLKSELGARPVNDGS, encoded by the coding sequence GTGGCTCTCTATCGCACCTACCGGCCCGCGACGTTCGCCGAGGTCGTCGGGCAGGAGCATGTCACCGACCCGCTGAGTCGGGCCCTGGACAGCGGGCGGATCAACCACGCCTATCTGTTCTCCGGACCGCGCGGTTGCGGCAAGACGTCCTCGGCGCGCATCTTGGCCCGTTCGCTGAACTGTGTGGAGGGTCCGACGTCGACGCCGTGCGGCGTGTGTTCCTCGTGCGTGGCGCTCGGCCCCGGCGGTCCGGGCAATCTCGACGTCGTCGAGCTCGACGCGGCCAGCCACGGCGGCGTCGACGACACCCGCGAACTCCGGGACCGCGCCTTCTACGCGCCCGCCGAGTCCCGCTACCGGGTGTTCATCATCGACGAGGCGCACATGGTCACGTCGGCCGGCTTCAACGCGCTGCTCAAGATCGTCGAGGAGCCGCCGGAACACCTGATCTTCATCTTCGCGACCACCGAGCCGGAAAAGGTGCTCACCACCATCCGCTCGCGCACGCACCACTATCCGTTCCGCCTGCTCGCGCCGCCCATCATGCGCGGGCTGCTGGAGAACATCTGCCAGCGCGAGGGCGCCGTCGTCGCACCCGAGGTGTTCCCGCTGGTCATCCGGGCCGGCGGCGGATCGCCGCGCGACTCGCTCTCCATCCTCGATCAGCTCCTGGCCGGAGCGGGGGAGCACGGTGTCACCTACGATCGCGCCCTGGCTCTGCTCGGCGTCACCGACTCCGCGCTGATCGACGCCGCCGTCGACGCCCTCGCCGCCGGCGACGGCGCCGCCCTGTTCGGTGTCGTGGAGCGGGTGGTCGACGCCGGTCACGACCCGCGGCGCTTCGCTATCGACCTGCTCGACCGCTTCCGCGACCTGCTGCTGCTTCAGGCGGTGCCCGACGCCGCCGAGCGCGGCCTGGTCGAGGCCCCGGCCGACCAGGTGACCCGCATGCGCGCGGTGATCGACTACCTCGGCCTCGCGACGCTGACCCGGTACGCCGAGGTCGCGCATACCGCGCTCGGCGACATGCGCGGCACCACCTCGCCCCGGCTCCTGCTCGAGGTGATGTGCGCCCGGCTCCTGCTGCCGGCGGCGAGCACCGACGACGCCGCGCTCCTTCAACGCCTGGAAACCCTGGAACGACGACCCGCCGGCGCCCCGGTGGCTGGCACCCCGACCTCGGACGCCCCCGCGGGCTCCGCTGCCCCCGCCGCACCGGCTCCGCCCGCCGACGAGCCGCCGTCACGCTTCGTGCGGCCCTCGCAGCGCCGCGCTCAGGAGCAGACGTCCGTGGGTTCGGTTCCTGCGGACGAGCCGCCTTCCTCGCCTGTTTCGTCGGTGGGTTCGGTTCCTGTGGCCGAGCCGCCTTCTTCGCTCGTTGAGCCGGTGAGGAACGAAGTGACGAGCCGTGTCGAAACGCCCCTGGCAGAGGAGCCCGTTTCCGCGAAGCCGGAGGGTGCACCCCCGCGGCCGATTCAGGAGGTGGCCGAGCCGCCTTCTTCGCCTGTTTCGTCGGTGGGTTCGGTTCCTGTGGCCGAGCCGCCTTCCTCGCTCGTTGAGCCGGTGAGGAACGAAGTGACGAGCCGTGTCGAAACGTCCCCGACAGCCGAGCAGGCACCCGCGACTCCGGTGCCCCCTCGGCCGATCCCGGAAGCGGTCGAGCCGCCGATGCCCGAGGCGCCGCCGGCGGTGACGGAGACTCCGACGGTCGAGCCGGAGCAGTCGGCTGCCCCCGCGTCGCACGCGGGCGCGTCGCCCTCTCAGCCGGACGATCCGTACGCCGACGTGCCCCCGCCGGAGGAGCCGTACTACCCCGGTGATCCGTATGACGACGCACCGCCGCCCGAGCGGGCGGGCGCCCAGCGACCTGACCGGCAGCGCTCTGACCGGCAGCGGACTGAGCAGCAGCGGACTGAGCAGAATCGACCGACCACTGCGGCGCGGCCGGCGGCGTCAGCCCAGCCCGAGCCCCACGCCCAGGCTCCGGCGCGGTCTCCCGTCTCGCCCCCGGCACCACCGGCAACGCCGGCCTCCGAGACGCCGGTACCCGCAGAACCCGCACCGGCGACCCCCGAGCCCGGGCACCAGCCCGCGCCCGATCCCGCCCCAGCCGCCCAATCCGCTCCGCCAGCGGCCCCGGCGCTGACCGCAGCGACGGTCACCGCGCGGTGGGCCGACATCCGCGAAGCCGTCAGAAGCGCCCCGACCGGCAAGGTCCTCGAGTCGATGCTCTCGGCGGCGACGGTGCAGGCGGTCGAACCTGTCGAGGGTGGCGGCGGCGCGATCGTGCTCGGCCACCCGCATCAGCCGGTCGCCGGACGGCTGTCCGATCCCGCGCGGATTGACCTGCTCAACCGGGTGTTCGGGGAGCTCTTCGGTCCCGGCTGGCAGATTCAGGTGGTCCATGCGCAAGGTGGCCCGCCGACCGGGTCGTCGGCTGCCGGTCAGCGCGGGGCCCCCGCTGCGCCGCCGAAGCGTCAGGCGTTCACCAGGCCGAGCCGGCCCTCGGCGGGTGCGGATCGTCGTCCCTCAGCAGACGCCGGGCCGCCTCCTCCCGAGCCGCCGCCCGAGCCCGAGGAGCCCTGGCCGGCCGAACCGGTCCCCGACGAGGAACTGAGCGATGCCGAGCGCGCGGAGATGGTCGCCTCGGCGCACACCGGGGCACCGGACGCTCGACTCGACCCCGACCAGGTGGCGCTCGAGCTGCTGAAGTCCGAACTGGGCGCACGCCCGGTCAACGACGGCAGCTGA
- a CDS encoding glycosyltransferase 87 family protein, with amino-acid sequence MRIERSTPLLAGFAVLAALAVWAQNAIIPFSMPFWGLFDYQFDLDVYRAGAQTVLDGGDLYRAKLLGQMDFTYAPISIVFFVPFAWLPAAAAHLLWTIGIFVALYQVILLSFRSLGHETTWTLRGIALSLVVVSTLLEPIRTTIWFGQINIFLMLLILWDLLRGPDSRLRGAGAGLAAGIKLTPLLFAVYLALTRQWRAAATLVGAFGVTVAVGFALLPRASWDYWTETLLDSDRVASPQTTGNQSIRGAIANLGQTDHPSTVLWLLLAGIVGLLGLGAAILAHRRGKELLALSLVGMTSCAVSPVAWGHHWVWLLPMLVIGIHLLTTLPSMLGRGLVAAAVLGGFAFAVAWRHRLPYPIWYVNQSVDEAYLTGTFEKGAGHWYHFFTVQPYNVILVVVAIAVIVAYGVGAGRERVCDASVGSAG; translated from the coding sequence GTGAGAATCGAACGTTCGACGCCGCTTTTGGCCGGTTTCGCCGTCCTCGCCGCCCTCGCGGTGTGGGCGCAGAACGCGATCATCCCGTTCTCCATGCCGTTCTGGGGCCTGTTCGACTACCAATTCGACCTCGACGTCTACCGGGCCGGCGCACAGACCGTGCTCGACGGCGGCGACCTCTACCGGGCCAAGCTGCTCGGTCAGATGGACTTCACCTACGCGCCGATCTCGATCGTCTTCTTCGTGCCCTTCGCCTGGCTGCCGGCCGCCGCCGCGCACCTGCTCTGGACGATCGGCATCTTCGTCGCGCTCTACCAGGTGATCCTGCTCAGCTTCCGCAGCCTGGGCCACGAGACGACGTGGACGCTGCGCGGCATCGCGCTCAGCCTCGTCGTCGTGTCCACCCTGCTCGAACCGATTCGCACGACGATCTGGTTCGGGCAGATCAACATCTTCCTGATGTTGCTGATCCTCTGGGACCTGCTGCGCGGACCGGACTCCCGGCTGCGGGGTGCGGGCGCAGGTCTGGCCGCGGGGATCAAGCTGACGCCGCTGCTGTTCGCGGTGTACCTCGCCCTGACCCGGCAGTGGAGGGCTGCGGCCACCCTGGTCGGCGCGTTCGGGGTCACCGTCGCGGTCGGGTTCGCGTTGCTGCCGCGCGCATCGTGGGATTACTGGACCGAGACGCTGCTGGACTCTGATCGCGTGGCCTCGCCGCAGACCACCGGGAACCAGTCGATCCGGGGCGCCATCGCGAACCTCGGCCAGACCGATCATCCGAGCACCGTCCTGTGGCTGCTGCTGGCCGGAATCGTCGGGCTTCTCGGGCTGGGCGCGGCGATCCTCGCGCACCGTCGCGGTAAGGAGTTGCTGGCGCTCTCCCTGGTCGGCATGACCTCGTGCGCGGTGTCCCCGGTGGCCTGGGGCCACCACTGGGTGTGGCTGCTGCCGATGCTCGTCATCGGCATCCACCTCCTCACGACGCTTCCGAGCATGCTCGGCCGGGGTCTGGTCGCCGCGGCTGTCCTCGGCGGGTTCGCGTTCGCCGTCGCCTGGCGCCATCGTCTGCCGTATCCGATCTGGTACGTGAACCAGAGCGTCGACGAGGCCTACCTGACCGGTACGTTCGAGAAGGGCGCCGGGCACTGGTACCACTTCTTCACGGTGCAGCCGTACAACGTGATCCTGGTGGTCGTGGCCATCGCGGTGATCGTCGCCTACGGTGTCGGCGCTGGTCGAGAGAGGGTGTGCGATGCGTCTGTAGGTTCCGCGGGTTGA
- a CDS encoding helix-turn-helix domain-containing protein, translating to MNNTNQLAVPVPGTDRQIMAIDVDGKPHASLRHACEAIGIDAEPESDCLIESGTNHRVRWPPCGLPSKRTEVLMDDWKRVTELIEDGLEADHIDAGELARALHMSEHHFRRMFSTLAGLPVSEYVRRRRMTVAAAALIAGDGILDVAVRYGYGSAEAFTRAFRAVHGVTPSQARLSGTSLRSQPRLRFSVQVSGGDPVDHRIIKKDQFRIIGKKARVPLVYEGPNTAMEEFERSLGTDVNATLLGLSDQEPHGILGVCSSFDERRAEGSHLDYWRAVASSALAPGGFDSLNVDAGLWAVFSNEGPFPEAMQQMWAAAGSEWFPANPYEWADGPEILRVADLDVEAGTCRGELWLPITPAC from the coding sequence ATGAACAATACCAACCAGCTGGCCGTTCCGGTGCCCGGCACCGACCGCCAGATCATGGCCATCGACGTCGACGGCAAGCCGCACGCCTCGCTGCGCCACGCGTGCGAGGCCATCGGCATCGACGCTGAACCAGAGTCGGACTGCCTGATCGAATCCGGCACGAACCATCGGGTCCGATGGCCGCCTTGCGGCCTACCGTCGAAGCGAACGGAGGTGCTCATGGACGACTGGAAGCGCGTGACCGAGCTGATCGAGGACGGCCTCGAGGCCGATCACATCGACGCCGGGGAACTCGCTCGTGCCCTGCACATGAGCGAGCACCACTTCCGGCGTATGTTCTCGACCCTCGCCGGGCTGCCGGTATCGGAGTACGTCCGCCGGCGGCGGATGACCGTCGCGGCGGCGGCGCTGATCGCCGGTGACGGAATCCTCGACGTCGCAGTGCGCTACGGATACGGCTCCGCCGAAGCCTTCACCCGGGCCTTCCGCGCCGTGCACGGAGTCACGCCATCCCAGGCGCGACTGTCCGGCACCTCGCTCCGTTCGCAGCCTCGCCTGAGGTTCAGCGTTCAAGTGTCAGGAGGAGATCCCGTGGATCATCGAATCATCAAGAAAGATCAGTTCCGCATCATCGGCAAGAAGGCCCGCGTCCCGCTGGTCTACGAAGGACCGAACACCGCGATGGAGGAGTTCGAGCGCTCCCTCGGCACCGACGTCAATGCGACGCTGCTCGGGCTGTCCGATCAGGAGCCGCACGGAATCCTCGGTGTCTGCTCGAGCTTCGACGAGCGACGGGCCGAAGGCTCGCATCTCGATTACTGGCGTGCGGTGGCGAGTTCCGCGCTGGCTCCAGGCGGCTTCGACTCGCTCAACGTCGACGCCGGACTCTGGGCGGTGTTCAGCAACGAGGGCCCGTTCCCCGAGGCGATGCAGCAGATGTGGGCCGCCGCCGGAAGCGAATGGTTCCCGGCGAATCCCTACGAGTGGGCCGACGGCCCGGAGATCCTGCGAGTCGCCGACCTCGACGTCGAGGCCGGGACGTGCCGAGGCGAGCTCTGGCTCCCGATCACGCCGGCGTGTTGA
- a CDS encoding DUF2510 domain-containing protein, producing the protein MAPTACRDCKNCTNSAIANAGRKTGRWTAGIATVGMSELAMVTKKKCRASGHQMSLRGVDQVAGAVQPTVQVQGTPVAAAPAEPKGPGLMRRLAEQGQQLAEHQQGGVPAATPSAAPAAPVPPPPPPAVPAGWYPDPNGALLQRYWDGAAWTEYTAPMVPGQ; encoded by the coding sequence ATGGCACCCACCGCCTGCCGCGACTGCAAGAACTGCACCAACAGTGCGATCGCCAACGCCGGCCGCAAAACCGGACGCTGGACCGCTGGCATCGCCACCGTCGGCATGAGCGAACTCGCCATGGTCACCAAGAAGAAGTGCCGCGCCAGCGGCCACCAGATGAGCCTCCGCGGTGTCGACCAAGTCGCCGGCGCCGTCCAGCCCACCGTCCAAGTGCAGGGCACACCCGTCGCAGCGGCACCGGCCGAACCGAAGGGACCGGGCCTCATGCGCCGCCTCGCCGAACAAGGCCAGCAGCTCGCCGAACACCAGCAGGGCGGAGTGCCTGCAGCGACTCCGAGCGCAGCCCCCGCCGCGCCGGTACCTCCGCCTCCGCCTCCCGCGGTGCCCGCCGGCTGGTACCCCGACCCCAACGGTGCGCTGCTGCAGCGGTACTGGGATGGGGCGGCCTGGACCGAATACACCGCGCCGATGGTGCCGGGGCAGTAG
- a CDS encoding helix-turn-helix domain-containing protein has protein sequence MWQELRVLREKDGHSLTSLAKAAGMSLGYLSDLENGRREPNATVTKKLAVALNVPVSVLE, from the coding sequence ATCTGGCAGGAGCTCCGGGTCCTCCGAGAGAAGGATGGGCACAGCCTCACCTCCCTCGCGAAGGCCGCGGGCATGTCGCTCGGCTACTTGAGCGATCTGGAGAACGGGCGGCGCGAGCCCAACGCGACCGTCACGAAGAAGTTGGCCGTCGCACTCAACGTGCCGGTGTCGGTCCTGGAGTAA
- a CDS encoding aminotransferase class I/II-fold pyridoxal phosphate-dependent enzyme, which translates to MSADQLRDTQADLKKRYDDLCAAGLKLDLTRGKPGPDQLDLSEPLLSLPGAGNHTSPDGTDCRNYGGLTGLPALRAVFGELLGTGPDRIIAQNNASLQIMHDVTVYALLNGTPDSVRPWSQEHAALGAPVKFLCPVPGYDRHFSITQQYGIEMINVPMNPNGPDVDVCAELVASDPSVKGMWVVPTYSNPTGYTVTEDVARRLAAMPAAAPDFRIYWDNAYAVHTLVEREPAVLPVLDYAAEAGNPNRFYVFGSTSKITFAGAGVSFFGSSKENLDWFTQFASISTIGPDKLNQLRHLLFLRDADGVRAHMARHRALIAPKFTKVVEILEDRLAEAKIASWTEPEGGYFISLDVIDGTAKRTIALAKDAGIALTAAGSTFPYKNDPDDRNIRLAPTFPSLDELATAMDGVATCALLAATEKLLDRD; encoded by the coding sequence ATGAGCGCTGACCAGCTTCGCGACACCCAGGCGGACCTCAAGAAGCGGTACGACGACCTCTGCGCCGCAGGCCTCAAGCTGGACTTGACGCGCGGTAAGCCCGGGCCCGACCAGCTCGATCTCTCCGAGCCGCTGCTCTCCCTGCCCGGCGCCGGAAACCACACCAGCCCCGACGGCACCGACTGCCGCAACTACGGCGGTCTCACCGGGCTCCCCGCGCTGCGCGCCGTCTTCGGTGAACTGCTCGGCACCGGACCCGACCGCATCATCGCGCAGAACAACGCGAGCCTGCAGATCATGCACGACGTCACCGTGTACGCGCTGCTCAACGGCACGCCGGACTCGGTGCGGCCGTGGTCGCAGGAGCACGCGGCCCTGGGTGCACCGGTCAAGTTCCTGTGTCCCGTTCCCGGGTACGACCGGCACTTCTCGATCACCCAGCAGTACGGCATCGAGATGATCAACGTCCCGATGAACCCGAACGGCCCCGACGTCGACGTCTGCGCCGAACTCGTCGCGAGCGATCCTTCGGTCAAGGGCATGTGGGTGGTACCCACGTACTCCAACCCGACCGGCTACACGGTCACCGAAGACGTGGCACGACGACTCGCCGCGATGCCGGCCGCCGCGCCCGACTTCCGGATCTACTGGGACAACGCGTACGCGGTCCACACCCTCGTGGAGCGGGAACCCGCCGTCCTCCCAGTGCTCGACTACGCCGCCGAGGCCGGCAACCCGAACCGCTTCTACGTGTTCGGGTCCACCAGCAAGATCACTTTCGCCGGCGCCGGCGTCTCCTTCTTCGGCTCGTCGAAGGAGAACCTGGACTGGTTCACCCAGTTCGCGTCGATCTCCACCATCGGCCCGGACAAGCTGAACCAGCTGCGGCACCTGCTGTTCCTGCGCGACGCCGACGGCGTGCGAGCGCACATGGCCCGGCACCGCGCACTGATCGCACCCAAGTTCACGAAGGTCGTCGAGATCCTCGAAGACCGACTCGCCGAGGCGAAGATCGCCAGCTGGACCGAACCCGAAGGCGGCTACTTCATCAGCCTCGACGTGATCGACGGGACCGCCAAGCGCACCATCGCACTCGCCAAGGATGCCGGCATCGCGCTGACCGCGGCGGGTTCGACGTTCCCCTACAAGAACGACCCCGACGACCGGAACATCCGGCTCGCACCGACCTTCCCGAGCCTCGACGAGCTCGCCACCGCGATGGACGGCGTCGCCACCTGCGCGCTCCTCGCCGCCACGGAGAAGCTGCTCGATCGCGACTGA
- a CDS encoding DUF2510 domain-containing protein: MVRDGPRLHPLPDTATAVPGRRSHRHHHLDGRRHVARGARRSKPAYLHHPRRRSPGFPAPNGASGQRCWDGDTWTEHTAPAVPGW; this comes from the coding sequence ATGGTGCGTGATGGTCCTCGTCTACATCCTCTGCCTGATACTGCCACTGCTGTTCCTGGGCGTCGTAGCCATCGGCATCATCATCTGGACGGTCGTCGACATGTCGCGCGCGGCGCGCGGCGCAGCAAACCGGCGTATCTGCACCACCCGCGTCGCCGGTCGCCTGGGTTCCCGGCCCCCAATGGCGCGTCTGGACAGCGGTGCTGGGACGGCGACACCTGGACCGAACACACCGCACCTGCGGTGCCCGGGTGGTAG